In Clupea harengus chromosome 1, Ch_v2.0.2, whole genome shotgun sequence, one DNA window encodes the following:
- the cmc4 gene encoding cx9C motif-containing protein 4 encodes MPLKDPCQKQACEIQKCLQANKYIESRCADVIQAMRKCCAAHLGENSVCCSGFVKEQAAAEQKT; translated from the exons ATGCCTCTGAAAGATCCATGCCAGAAACAAGCTTGTGAAATTCAGAAATGTTTACAAG CAAACAAATATATCGAGAGCCGCTGCGCCGATGTGATCCAGGCAATGCGCAAGTGTTGCGCAGCACACCTTGGAGAGAATTCGGTCTGTTGCTCGGGATTCGTCAAAGAGCAGGCAGCCGCTGAGCAGAAGACATGA
- the lin7b gene encoding protein lin-7 homolog B: MMSSYYHTGKETDMATMAEPLCLERDICRVIELLDRLQRSGELPPPKLQALQRVLQSKFCAAIREVYEQLYDTLDIVGGPEVRAQATAKATVAAFAASEGHAHPRVVELPKTDEGLGFNIMGGKEQNSPIYISRVIPGGVADRQGGLKRGDQLLSVNGVSVEGEHHEKAVELLKAAQGSVKLVVRYTPKVLEEMEARFEKLRSARRRQQHTSYSSLESRG, encoded by the exons ATGATGTCATCATATTATCATACGGGGAAGGAAACGGACATGGCGACAATGGCGGAACCGCTATGTCTAGAGCGAG ATATCTGCCGGGTGATTGAGCTGTTGGACAGGCTGCAGAGGAGTGGGGAGCTGCCTCCACCCAAACTGCAAGCCCTTCAGCGGGTTCTCCAGAGCAAGTTCTGTGCTGCAATCAGAGAG GTATATGAGCAGCTCTACGACACTTTAGACATTGTAGGAGGGCCTGAAGTGCGGGCCCAGGCCACAGCCAAA GCCACTGTAGCGGCATTTGCGGCCAGCGAAGGCCATGCCCATCCTCGAGTGGTGGAGCTGCCAAAGACGGACGAGGGGCTGGGCTTCAACATCATGGGGGGCAAGGAGCAAAACTCCCCTATCTACATCTCCCGGGTGATCCCTGGGGGGGTTGCAGACCGGCAGGGAGGACTGAAGCGGGGTGACCAGCTCCTGTCAGTGAATGgcgtg agtgttgaGGGGGAGCACCATGAGAAAGCAGTGGAGCTCCTGAAGGCAGCACAGGGTTCAGTGAAGCTGGTGGTCAGATACACCCCAAAGGtcctggaggagatggaggcccGCTTCGAGAAGCTGAGGAGTGCAAGGAGACGTCAGCAACACACCAGTTATTC GTCTTTGGAGTCCCGTGGTTAG
- the snrnp70 gene encoding U1 small nuclear ribonucleoprotein 70 kDa, translating into MTQFLPPNLLALFAPRDPIPFLTQLEKLPHEKHHNQPYCGIAPFIQQFEDPRDAPPPTRAETRDERLERKRREKIERRQTVVEDELKLWDPHNDANAQGDAFKTLFVARINYDTTESKLRREFEVYGPIKRIYIVFNKKTQKPRGYAFIEYEHERDMHSAYKHADGKKIDGRRVLVDVERGRTVKGWHPRRLGGGLGGTRRGGADVNIKHSGRDDTSRYDDRPIGGDRDRERRERSREPRDRGDRGEKDRGERRRSRSRERRRRSRSRERGGGEEVRRRGGERERGERGGAAVGSVPATPEGRSRERSRDRSERKRRSRSRDRKRDRERGKGAEGGEEGPGMDGMMGDGGERGMDEMGGGDMGRGEEPGMEGEERGGGRERDRDRRRSHRDKDREGREGREGREGERRRDRDRDREHKRDRGDRERGGDRREDRHSQQPPSGDMEGLGNGGEEGADSMPPKSEEGSQDGMRMMDQESMQSGEGYGSNENGYKMEAQEDEY; encoded by the exons ATGACGCAGTTTCTTCCCCCCAACCTATTGGCATTGTTTGCCCCCCGAGACCCTATTCCTTTTCTGACTCAATTGGAAAAGCTTCCTCACGAGAAACACCACAATCAGCCATACTGTGGAATCGCGCCGTTCATCCAACAATTTGAG GACCCCAGAGATGCTCCACCACCCACCAGAGCAGAAACCAGAGATGAGCGGTTGGAAAGAAAA AGGCGAGAGAAGATTGAAAGAAGACAGACTGTGGTGGAAGATGAGCTGAAGTTAT GGGATCCTCACAATGACGCAAATGCACAAGGGGATGCCTTCAAAACGCTGTTTGTGGCCCGAATT AACTACGATACCACAGAATCCAAGCTGAGAAGGGAATTTGAGGTCTATGGACCCATCAAAAGG ATTTACATAGTCTTCAACAAGAAGACACAGAAGCCACGCGGATATGCCTTCATCGAGTATGAGCACGAGAGGGACATGCACT CTGCGTATAAGCATGCCGATGGTAAGAAGATCGATGGCAGAAGGGTGCTTGTAGACGTGGAAAGGGGTCGCACGGTGAAAGGATGGCATCCACGTAGGCTTG GTGGTGGTCTGGGTGGGACCAGGAGAGGTGGGGCAGATGTCAACATTAAGCACTCTGGGAGGGATGACACCTCCCGCTACGACGACCGTCCAATTGGGGG CGACCGGGACCGCGAGCGACGGGAAAGAAGTCGGGAGCCTCGCGACCGTGGCGATCGTGGGGAAAAGGACCGGGGAGAGCGCCGTAGGTCGCGCTCCAGAGAAAGACGCAGGCGCTCACGCTCCCGGGaaaggggtggaggagaggaagtcaggcggaggggaggagagagggagcgtgggGAGCGGGGAGGAGCCGCTGTCGGATCGGTGCCGGCGACTCCAGAAGGCCGCAGTAGAGAGCGGAGTAGGGACCGCAGCGAGCGCAAGAGGAGAAGCAGGAGCAGGGACAggaagagggacagggagagggggaagggagcGGAGGGAGGTGAAGAGGGCCCCGGCATGGATGGCATGATGGGAGATG GTGGAGAGCGTGGGATGGACGAGATGGGCGGCGGTGACATGGGCCGTGGGGAAGAACcagggatggaaggagaggagaggggaggagggagagagagggacagagacagacggaggAGCCACCGGGACAAGGAtcgagagggaagggaggggagagagggaagaga gggagagaggaggagggacagagataggGATCGCGAACACAAGAGAGATCGGGGTGACCGTGAGCGGGGAGGTGACCGCAGGGAGGACCGCCACTCTCAGCAGCCTCCCTCTGGTGACATGGAGGGACTGGGCAacggaggggaggagggagctgACTCCATGCCCCCCAAGTCTGAGGAGGGCTCGCAGGACGGCATGCGGATGATGGACCAGGAGTCCATGCAGTCAGGCGAAGGCTATGGCTCCAATGAGAACGGCTACAAAATGGAGGCCCAGGAAGATGAATATTGA
- the LOC122132938 gene encoding uncharacterized protein LOC122132938, producing the protein MEDSDQSSQATETPCLPGTSSEKDRNDLLFDIMRLPMIQFQAICSGIRNNMSPDELAKMVSSWTEDRVRKNILQTMAELEEKTNILSSSYQDRLRHNNDEDQKKKEIGEVPDVQLAPVTKEVFVTVLDSLKGPSSDENKAGSKQHFIRYVHGMADKIKDFPKLFKVAHKRSKELKITPALCESISELLALPDPDRRAKYTEDDTDRLCTEDEISRASKDVSSILLTPGAFSSQHDVNETLKPHSSSPSLASVRSEHEDACGIVDTIVTDLEDLYESLEPKEVEMLQSQSLLTQIEPTVNNDATQKKFHNKVYSILCSTQVKLRMFFTIHRSQDIMPSSKTNLPTEDTCHDIQPEDGREWPNQSDAEGQPDVLLEEHEELVLSSADEQAIVECAVMDMPDSKTINIRSLSCEKDEGVPPPAGQHEAKDKKRGMGKGLKIFFVEHRVLRHKAKSQEAASSLEESTVDNSAETVSCISESELESMSTSSIAAPQETTVVEVAQHYVASSQAPPQCLDICEENETTLTSLSKDQGNDVSVITESSDRQDNHLSLGKKLKNVLVRFPLYSALTADSLETVSFTEEDKACEPLEQSISISSQTAPQGEEFSLISDRTDIEQTCEYGDLDNIIVDTTTESSICPEFTQDPPGLTSPPTDNMAKEVILNGNQPTMGRKFKRLFSKSSSSARTPVTLEPTQDNVSSSEEIAIETCAPEAESYPYTAALQPSLGTLPETSPSDDICEGGGTSLTAMKQDKEPDPTKTTPDSKDTHLSLGKRLKTLFWSSKPLDVGLAVQADEAVPEVALTVPSDIAETTSECAELSHAVLDTIAETSQSPESLSQEMIQASPILETVTCVTVVDDGMTAGNSRSMGNTLKQFFVKYPKNKSDVPAVPIVSQEAVEESADDISTPKDVSWASEAAVQQSDHISSQESPRREDIFEIDGTVSPISHERGPSSDLTSQTTKADHLSIGEKLKQFFFRPKHPEGSLVDTQGFPSISEATLALKDVTDRMLLNLDDASTSTARLEHLISRGVLRPFTDDLVNQVYSFLNAIGSSASCIEPSRFASESGIPKTKTSGRHRRELVLDCRSEMTRAFTERSVNIVIRQLLEMLLPLSKDADTSGSHVLDVVTDIMAKEVVNTISLDHLTLQKTDSEVSNHFSLHIGLLFFL; encoded by the exons ATGGAGGACTCTGACCAATCCTCCCAAGCAACTGAAACTCCATGTCTGCCAGGCACCTCATCGGAGAAGGACAGAAATGACCTCTTGTTTGATATTATGAGACTACCCATGAT ACAGTTCCAGGCAATTTGTAGTGGAATACGCAACAAT ATGTCACCTGACGAGCTTGCAAAGATGGTCTCCTCATGGACTGAGGATCGAGTCAGGAAAAACATCCTCCAAACCATGGCAGAACTAGAGGAAAAAACTAACATCCTCTCTTCTAGCTATCAAGATCG ACTGCGGCATAACAATGATGAAGACCAGAAGAAAAAGGAGATTGGAGAAGTACCTGATGTCCAGCTGGCTCCGGTGACAAAAGAAGTCTTTGTCACTGTTCTTGACTCCTTGAAGGGGCCCTCTAGTGACGAAAACAAAGCTGGAAGTAAACAACATTTTATAAGATACGTTCATGGGATGGCTGACAAAATTAAGGACTTCCCAAAACTCTTTAAGGTAGCTCACAAGCGGTCCAAGGAGCTGAAAATCACACCAGCACTTTGTGAGAGTATCTCTGAGCTTCTGGCCCTTCCAGATCCAGATAGGAGGGCAAAATACACGGAGGACGATACAGATAGACTCTGCACTGAAGATGAAATCAGTAGAGCTTCAAAGGATGTCAGTAGCATTCTACTGACACcaggggccttttcaagccaaCATGATGTCAATGAAACCCTAAAGCCACACAGTAGTTCTCCCTCATTGGCCTCTGTCAGGTCTGAGCATGAAGATGCATGTGGAATTGTTGACACTATTGTCACTGATTTAGAAGATCTTTATGAAAGCCTCGAGCCAAAAGAAGTTGAAATGCTCCAAAGCCAAAGTTTGCTAACCCAAATAGAGCCCACTGTAAATAATGATGCCACCCAAAAGAAATTCCACAACAAAGTTTACAGTATTCTGTGTAGCACACAGGTGAAGCTCAGGATGTTTTTCACTATTCACCGTTCACAAGACATCATGCCCAGCTCAAAGACCAATCTACCAACCGAGGACACGTGCCATGACATCCAACCTGAGGATGGCCGTGAATGGCCAAACCAGTCTGATGCTGAAGGTCAGCCTGATGTTCTACTAGAAGAACATGAGGAACTCGTACTCTCCTCTGCCGATGAACAAGCCATTGTTGAATGTGCGGTCATGGACATGCCAGACTCTAAAACAATTAATATCAGGTCTTTGTCTTGTGAGAAGGATGAAGGAGTACCTCCACCAGCAGGCCAACATGAGGCAAAAGATAAGAAACGGGGAATGGGGAAAGGactgaaaatattttttgtgGAACATAGGGTTTTGCGCCACAAAGCAAAATCCCAGGAAGCGGCTTCTTCCCTTGAGGAGAGTACAGTTGACAACAGTGCTGAAACTGTGTCATGCATCTCTGAGTCAGAACTAGAATCCATGAGTACTTCTTCCATAGCAGCACCTCAGGAGACCACAGTAGTAGAAGTAGCACAGCATTATGTGGCGTCTTCACAGGCACCTCCCCAGTGTTTGGATATTTGTGAGGAGAATGAAACAACATTGACCTCTCTTAGCAAAGACCAGGGAAATGACGTTTCTGTTATTACAGAAAGCTCTGACAGACAAGATAATCATCTCAGCTTAGGGAAGAAATTGAAAAATGTCCTTGTTAGATTCCCATTGTATTCGGCTCTGACAGCAGACTCACTAGAAACAGTTTCCTTCACTGAGGAGGACAAGGCCTGTGAACCTCTGGAACAGTCCATAAGCATTTCCTCCCAAACTGCTCCCCAGGGTGAGGAGTTTTCCCTGATTTCTGACAGAACAGACATTGAGCAGACATGTGAATATGGTGACCTTGACAACATTATTGTCGACACAACAACTGAGAGCTCCATATGTCCTGAGTTCACTCAGGACCCTCCCGGATTGACATCTCCACCTACTGATAATATGGCGAAAGAGGTCATCTTAAATGGCAACCAACCCACCATGGGAAGAAAATTTAAAAGATTATTTTCCAAAAGCTCAAGCTCAGCAAGAACCCCTGTGACCCTTGAACCCACTCAAGACaatgtttcctcttctgaggaGATAGCAATTGAGACCTGTGCTCCAGAGGCAGAATCATACCCCTATACGGCAGCTCTACAGCCATCTTTGGGCACATTGCCAGAAACATCTCCATCTGATGACATCTGTGAGGGAGGTGGAACGTCTTTGACAGCCATGAAGCAGGACAAGGAACCTGACCCTACTAAAACCACCCCAGATAGTAAAGATACTCATCTCAGTTTGGGTAAAAGACTGAAAACATTGTTTTGGTCCTCTAAGCCCTTAGACGTAGGGCTTGCCGTGCAGGCAGATGAGGCAGTCCCTGAGGTAGCCCTCACTGTACCCTCTGACATAGCAGAGACTACGAGTGAATGTGCTGAGCTAAGCCATGCTGTCCTTGACACAATTGCCGAGACGTCTCAAAGTCCAGAGAGTCTCTCCCAAGAAATGATTCAAGCATCTCCCATCTTGGAAACAGTGACTTGTGTGACAGTAGTTGATGATGGGATGACTGCTGGCAACAGTCGCAGCATGGGCAATACATTGAAACAGTTCTTTGTCAAATACCCAAAGAACAAAAGCGATGTCCCAGCAGTGCCGATAGTCTCGCAGGAAGCAGTTGAGGAGAGTGCAGATGACATCAGTACTCCTAAAGATGTGTCATGGGCCTCTGAGGCAGCTGTACAGCAATCTGACCACATATCCTCTCAAGAATCTCCCCGACGCGAGGACATTTTTGAGATTGATGGAACTGTATCACCTATAAGCCATGAGAGGGGACCTTCCTCTGACTTGACCAGCCAGACCACAAAAGCTGACCATCTCAGTATTGGTGAGAAgctgaaacaattttttttccgTCCAAAGCACCCAGAAGGTAGCCTTGTTGACACCCAAGGATTCCCCAGTATTTCTGAAGCTACATTAGCTTTGAAAGATGTAACAGATAGAATGCTCCTTAACCTGGATGATGCTTCCACCTCAACTGCAAGGCTAGAACATCTGATATCACGTGGAGTTCTCCGTCCATTCACTGATGACCTGGTGAATCAAGTGTACAGCTTCTTAAATGCCATTGGTAGCTCAGCATCCTGCATTGAGCCCTCTAGGTTTGCCTCTGAATCAGGGATcccaaaaacaaagacaagtgGCCGGCACAGAAGAGAACTTGTTTTGGACTGCAGATCAGAAATGACTCGTGCCTTCACAGAAAGATCTGTTAACATTGTCATTAGGCAACTGCTTGAGATGCTTCTTCCCCTTTCAAAGGATGCTGACACCTCTGGAAGTCACGTGCTTGATGTGGTTACTGACATTATGGCCAAAGAAGTCGTCAACACAATCTCACTGGACCATCTCACTCTGCAGAAGACAGACTCTGAAGTAAGTAACCATTTTTCCTTGCACATaggtttattattttttttgtaa
- the rps11 gene encoding 40S ribosomal protein S11, which translates to MADAQNERAYQKQPTIFQNKKRVLVPDGKDVTKEKLKRYHRNVGLGFKTPREAMEGTYIDKKCPFTGNVSIRGRILSGVVTKMKMQKTIVIRRDYLHYIRKYNRFEKRHKNMSVHLSPCFRDVSPGDIVTVGECRPLSKTVRFNVLKVTKAAGAKKQFQKF; encoded by the exons ATGGCGGACGCCCAG AACGAGAGGGCTTATCAGAAGCAGCCCACCATCTTCCAGAACAAGAAGCGTGTTCTGGTTCCAGATGGCAAAGACGTGACCAAGGAGAAACTCAAGCGCTATCACAGAAATGTAGGCTTGGGCTTCAAGACTCCAAGAGAG GCTATGGAAGGCACTTACATTGACAAGAAATGCCCCTTTACTGGAAATGTGTCCATCCGTGGTCGTATTCTTTCAG GTGTTGTGACCAAGATGAAGATGCAGAAGACCATTGTCATCAGACGGGACTACCTGCATTACATCCGCAAGTACAACAGGTTTGAGAAGAGGCACAAGAACATGTCTGTCCATCTTTCCCCTTGCTTTAG GGATGTTTCTCCGGGTGACATTGTCACAGTTGGAGAGTGCAGACCCCTCAGCAAAACTGTGAGGTTCAACGTCCTGAAAGTCACCAAGGCAGCCGGTGCCAAGAAACAGTTCCAGAAGTTTTAA